The following coding sequences are from one Hyphomicrobiales bacterium window:
- a CDS encoding SMP-30/gluconolactonase/LRE family protein yields the protein MSVAYETVDPRFESFVDITARPEVIAEGFTWTEGPVWLNDGLYFNDIPYKKMLRWTEAAGVRVALENSEFANGNTLDLDGKMVSCEHGGRRVVRREVPEELASVEVVASHFAEKPLNSPNDVVVRSDGSVWFTDPPYGINSDVEGYPAESEQDGCFVYCVMPDGQMRAVATDFDKPNGLAFSPDEKRLYIADSGAIKGASFPGIDYDLPHHIRVFDVAGTTLSGGDVFAETHPGVPDGLRVDHEGYVWTSAMDGIRCLDHDGAVIGKIVLPAATSNLCFGGSSGTDMFITSSDKVYRVRTTRRDAVTVARGGSAS from the coding sequence ATGAGTGTGGCCTATGAAACGGTGGATCCGCGTTTTGAGAGCTTTGTCGATATCACCGCTCGTCCTGAAGTGATTGCGGAGGGTTTTACGTGGACCGAGGGCCCGGTTTGGCTGAACGATGGGCTCTATTTCAATGACATCCCCTACAAAAAGATGCTGCGCTGGACCGAGGCGGCTGGTGTTCGTGTGGCACTTGAAAACAGCGAGTTTGCCAACGGCAACACGCTGGATTTGGATGGCAAGATGGTCTCCTGCGAGCATGGCGGTCGCCGCGTTGTTCGTCGCGAGGTGCCCGAGGAGCTTGCCAGTGTTGAGGTGGTTGCCAGCCACTTTGCCGAAAAACCTCTGAATTCGCCCAATGATGTTGTGGTGCGCTCGGACGGCTCTGTGTGGTTCACCGATCCGCCCTATGGCATCAACAGCGACGTCGAGGGCTATCCGGCTGAAAGCGAGCAGGACGGGTGCTTTGTCTATTGCGTGATGCCTGACGGGCAGATGCGCGCGGTCGCTACGGATTTTGACAAGCCCAATGGCCTGGCTTTCTCGCCGGACGAAAAACGCCTCTACATCGCCGATTCCGGGGCGATTAAAGGCGCGAGCTTTCCGGGCATCGATTACGATCTGCCGCACCATATTCGGGTGTTTGATGTCGCTGGCACAACGCTTTCTGGCGGCGACGTCTTTGCCGAAACCCACCCCGGCGTGCCTGATGGGCTTCGGGTTGACCATGAGGGCTATGTCTGGACATCGGCGATGGACGGCATCCGCTGCCTGGATCATGACGGTGCCGTGATCGGCAAGATCGTGCTGCCCGCGGCAACCTCCAACCTCTGCTTTGGCGGGTCGAGCGGCACCGACATGTTCATCACATCATCGGACAAGGTGTACCGGGTCCGGACCACAAGGCGCGACGCCGTGACCGTGGCGCGAGGGGGGTCCGCCTCGTGA
- a CDS encoding ABC transporter permease, whose translation MTTLSLKRPNFDLDAAIPFLATAAIIIIGAFFVPRFLSLDYLLQQLQVASFLGVLALGATVVILLGHIDLSVPWVLGGAAIISTALVGTDSAMLGALAVPAALLFGVLVGIINGVGVAVFRIPSMVWTLAVNSMLLGVAVLNTGGFSPRGVASPLMIEAATGTVAGIPFAFLLWMAIALIIGLFFSRTGFGRYLSSIGYNEKATFLSGVSTPSVIFAAFMIAGACSALGGVLLAGYANQAYQSMGDPFLLPTIAAVVIGGTSILGGRGSLVGTIGGVLFITILTSILSVFQISEAWRNIIFGSIIIIMLLFQTLRRKGTRA comes from the coding sequence ATGACAACGCTTTCCCTCAAACGACCAAACTTCGATCTTGATGCCGCCATCCCGTTTCTGGCTACGGCAGCGATCATCATCATTGGCGCGTTCTTTGTGCCGCGCTTTTTAAGCCTGGACTATTTGTTGCAGCAGCTGCAGGTGGCCTCGTTTCTCGGCGTCCTGGCGCTGGGCGCAACCGTGGTCATCTTGCTCGGCCATATCGACCTGTCGGTGCCGTGGGTTCTCGGTGGCGCAGCAATCATCTCGACGGCTCTGGTTGGCACGGACAGTGCCATGTTGGGTGCATTGGCTGTGCCTGCCGCGCTGCTGTTCGGCGTGCTGGTTGGCATCATCAATGGCGTGGGCGTTGCCGTCTTTCGCATACCTTCCATGGTTTGGACGCTGGCGGTGAACTCCATGCTGCTCGGTGTTGCCGTGCTCAACACCGGCGGGTTCAGCCCACGCGGCGTTGCGTCTCCGCTGATGATTGAAGCGGCGACGGGCACGGTTGCGGGCATACCGTTTGCCTTTCTCCTCTGGATGGCCATCGCGTTGATCATCGGGCTTTTCTTCTCGCGCACAGGCTTTGGCCGCTACCTCTCCTCCATCGGCTACAATGAAAAAGCGACGTTCCTGTCGGGTGTTTCGACACCCAGCGTGATCTTTGCCGCGTTCATGATCGCTGGTGCGTGCTCCGCTTTGGGCGGGGTGCTCTTGGCCGGCTATGCCAACCAAGCCTACCAATCGATGGGCGACCCGTTCCTACTTCCCACTATCGCAGCAGTGGTGATCGGCGGCACGTCCATCCTGGGTGGTCGTGGATCATTGGTCGGCACCATTGGCGGTGTTCTCTTCATCACCATTCTTACCTCGATCCTCTCCGTCTTTCAGATCTCTGAGGCGTGGCGGAACATCATTTTCGGAAGCATCATCATCATCATGCTGCTGTTCCAGACCCTTCGCAGAAAAGGAACGCGCGCATGA
- a CDS encoding NAD(P)-dependent oxidoreductase, translating to MGWGAAMSLVRAGIPTLGVDIREDVLARFTQFGGQSSSTPAQAASSVDIVFVFVVNEAQARQVLFGENGAAGAARPGTVFVLCVTMPPSSAEAIAKELIEHEMLVIDAPVSGGSIKAEAGEMTMMAAGSDAAFTKAASAMDVIAGKVFRLGDAPGAGSRVKMINQLLAGVHIAAAAEAMSLGASIGVDLETLYDVIRQSAGNSWMFENRGAHIVAGDYTPHSAVDIFVKDLGIVAAEAGTQTFPTPMTQAALDLFKEASRAGMGGEDDAALAKLLARKGNVTLPGMEDV from the coding sequence ATGGGCTGGGGTGCGGCAATGTCGCTGGTGCGCGCCGGAATACCGACGCTTGGCGTTGATATCCGCGAAGACGTGCTTGCTCGGTTCACGCAGTTTGGCGGTCAATCCTCCTCCACTCCGGCACAGGCTGCAAGCAGCGTCGACATTGTGTTCGTCTTCGTGGTCAATGAAGCGCAGGCACGCCAAGTGCTTTTCGGCGAGAATGGCGCTGCCGGCGCCGCGCGGCCCGGCACCGTTTTCGTGTTGTGCGTGACGATGCCGCCCAGTTCGGCTGAAGCGATCGCCAAGGAACTCATCGAGCACGAGATGTTGGTGATTGACGCGCCGGTCTCTGGTGGGTCGATCAAAGCCGAGGCCGGTGAAATGACCATGATGGCAGCCGGATCGGACGCTGCCTTTACCAAGGCTGCTTCCGCAATGGATGTCATTGCCGGCAAAGTTTTCCGCCTTGGCGATGCGCCGGGTGCCGGCAGTCGGGTGAAGATGATCAACCAGTTGCTCGCCGGTGTGCACATCGCGGCCGCAGCCGAAGCCATGAGCCTTGGCGCGAGTATCGGCGTGGACTTGGAAACGCTTTACGATGTGATCCGGCAAAGCGCAGGCAATTCATGGATGTTTGAAAATCGCGGTGCCCATATCGTGGCCGGTGACTACACCCCGCATTCGGCGGTTGATATTTTCGTCAAAGACCTCGGTATCGTCGCCGCCGAAGCCGGAACCCAGACCTTCCCAACTCCCATGACCCAAGCCGCCCTTGACCTGTTCAAGGAAGCCAGCCGTGCCGGGATGGGCGGCGAAGACGACGCCGCCCTTGCCAAACTTTTGGCGCGCAAAGGCAATGTCACGCTACCGGGCATGGAGGACGTATGA